In Elaeis guineensis isolate ETL-2024a chromosome 1, EG11, whole genome shotgun sequence, a genomic segment contains:
- the LOC105038222 gene encoding IQ domain-containing protein IQM3 — protein sequence MEVESVALHTLDLPPPTFRSSLNMESELMVLEADQAPEALESAVLGGGPPSPPVVQSELGDLPAAASELNSMITGAHPDSKALGATAADDPPFPAVPGDRPDRDGLESTTVELGSTVVPTHLECKELKATSAGAPPFRLVLEEAVLGAHPERDGVEQPVNEAPISVRSESKAATKVQKVYRSYRTRRRLADSAVVAEELWWQAIDYARLSHSTVSFFDHQNPETPISRWNRVSLNASKVGQGLSKDDRALKLAFQHWIEAIDPRHRYGHNLHYYYEEWCKSEDGQPFFYWLDIGNGRDVDLKECPRSQLRKQCIQYLGPQEREHYEYVPIEGKIVHKQTGELLDTTKGSEGAKWIFVLSTSRRLYAGKKKKGMFHHSSFLAGGATVAAGRFTAENGILKSIWAYSGHYRPSDENLNKFLSLLRENGVDLDEVQIRSSSNEDYEDAKETLQIDGVIEAFKSSIVPRLVMPTERERSQYVEQTAGTQADENVQVETKASYKRTLSGGLQSPKADVPRKAILERMKSKSKTSSYQLGHQLSRKWSTGAGPRIGCVADYPVEVRVQALEFVNLSPRIIPTRTRSEGFAIYSSPTSTLSPTWAASADARI from the exons ATGGAAGTCGAGAGTGTCGCTCTTCATACTCTCGATCTCCCACCGCCAACATTCCGTTCCTCCTTAAATATGGAATCGGAACTGATGGTTCTGGAAGCCGATCAAGCTCCCGAAGCGCTCGAGTCGGCGGTCCTCGGCGGCGGTCCTCCGTCGCCACCGGTTGTCCAATCCGAGCTGGGAGATCTTCCGGCGGCGGCCTCTGAGCTCAACTCGATGATCACTGGAGCTCATCCGGATTCCAAAGCTCTCGGAGCTACGGCGGCGGACGATCCGCCCTTTCCGGCGGTTCCTGGAGATCGTCCGGACCGCGACGGCCTCGAATCGACGACCGTCGAGCTCGGGTCAACTGTTGTCCCAACTCATCTGGAGTGCAAAGAGCTAAAAGCAACGTCAGCAGGCGCTCCGCCCTTTCGTTTGGTACTCGAGGAAGCGGTTCTTGGAGCTCATCCAGAACGCGACGGGGTTGAACAGCCGGTAAACGAAGCTCCCATCTCTGTTAGATCGGAGTCGAAAGCGGCGACGAAGGTTCAGAAGGTTTACAGGAGCTACCGCACAAGGCGCAGGTTAGCAGACTCCGCCGTCGTCGCCGAGGAGCTCTG GTGGCAAGCGATAGACTATGCTCGCCTCAGCCACAGTACGGTTTCGTTCTTCGACCATCAAAATCCGGAGACGCCGATCTCGCGATGGAATCGAGTTAGCCTGAACGCTTCCAAG GTTGGTCAGGGTTTATCCAAAGACGACAGAGCTCTGAAGCTGGCTTTTCAACACTGGATCGAGGCT ATTGATCCACGACATCGTTATGGACATAACCTCCACTACTACTATGAAGAATGGTGTAAAAGCGAGGACGGCCAACCTTTCTTCTACTG GCTGGATATTGGTAATGGCAGAGATGTGGATCTTAAAGAATGCCCAAGGTCACAGCTTCGGAAACAATGCATTCAATATCTTGGACCT CAAGAGCGGGAGCATTATGAATATGTGCCAATAGAGGGAAAAATTGTGCACAAACAAACTGGAGAGCTTCTTGATACAACTAAAGGATCTGAAGGAGCAAAGTGGATTTTTGTTTTGAGCACTTCCAGAAGATTGTATGCTGGAAAG AAAAAGAAAGGTATGTTCCACCATTCTAGCTTCCTTGCAGGAGGTGCCACTGTAGCAGCTGGAAGATTCACCGCAGAAAATGGAATTCTTAAG TCAATATGGGCCTACAGTGGTCATTATCGTCCATCTGATGAGAACCTCAACAAATTCTTGAGCTTACTCAGGGAGAATGGGGTTGATTTGGATGAAGTTCAG ATACGTTCCTCATCAAATGAAGACTATGAAGATGCAAAAGAAACTCTTCAGATTGACGGGGTGATCGAAGCATTTAAATCTTCCATAGTTCCAAGACTTGTCATGCCTACAGAAAGGGAGAGAAGCCAATACGTGGAACAAACTGCGGGTACCCAAGCTGATGAGAATGTTCAAGTTGAAACTAAAGCTAGCTACAAAAGAACGTTGTCTGGTGGCCTTCAAAGCCCGAAAGCTGATGTTCCCCGGAAGGCAATTTTAGAAAGAATGAAGTCCAAGAGTAAAACAAGCTCCTACCAGCTGGGGCATCAACTTTCCAGGAAATGGAGCACCGGAGCTGGTCCAAGGATTGGTTGTGTTGCGGACTATCCTGTAGAAGTCAGGGTCCAGGCACTGGAGTTCGTGAACCTGTCACCTAGGATTATTCCCACACGAACTCGTTCCGAAGGATTTGCCATATATTCATCACCCACCTCGACCTTGTCACCCACCTGGGCCGCCTCGGCTGATGCTAGAATTTAA
- the LOC105038224 gene encoding uncharacterized protein translates to MDVDSQPTMEETILVGDDLMLGPPSPVIPPEIASHVLEGVDLCDGILRNLFLCLQINDIEPFCQDEIVLYRQCAEKRDKELRQRLQDSEHKLGLCMPLEQAKERAAQLQSEVALLERRMILASGIEGMEGFRQRWSLHGRLEDNKKRLEALNQGIAKRKIEAPQGESKGDPVKKKWFFW, encoded by the exons ATGGATG TTGATTCACAGCCAACCATGGAGGAAACCATCCTAGTCGGCGATGACCTTATGCTAGGGCCACCTTCACCTGTCATACCCCCAGAGATTGCATCTCATGTTCTTGAAGGTGTTGATTTATGTGATGGAATACTGAGGAATCTATTCTTGT GCCTGCAAATCAATGATATCGAGCCATTTTGCCAAGATGAGATTGTTTTGTATAGACAATGTGCTGAGAAACGG GATAAGGAGCTTAGACAACGACTTCAAGATAGTGAGCATAAGTTGGGATTGTGTATGCCTTTGGAACAAGCAAAAGAAAGAGCTGCACAACTTCAATCCGAAGTTGCATTGTTGGAGAG GCGCATGATTCTTGCAAGTGGAATTGAAGGCATGGAGGGATTTCGCCAGCGCTGGAGCTTACATGGACGCCTTGAGGATAATAA AAAAAGACTAGAAGCTTTGAACCAGGGAATTGCAAAGAGGAAAATTGAAGCGCCCCAAGGAGAGTCTAAAGGAGATCCAGTTAAAAAGAAGTGGTTTTTTTGGTAA
- the LOC105038225 gene encoding copper transport protein ATX1 — protein MLRSAPSNLYLNTPAGLRRPSESVGRLIYAMAETVVLRVGMSCQGCVGAVKRVLGKMEGVESFDVDLKEQKVTVKGNVTPDAVLQTVSKTGKKTSFWEAEPETKETAPAAAAAASTAPAAAAAASTAAA, from the exons ATGTTACGCTCCGCACCTTCTAACCTCTATTTAAATACACCCGCAGGACTCCGGCGTCCCTCGGAGTCGGTGGGAAGATTAATCTACGCGATGGCTGAG ACTGTGGTCCTTAGAGTTGGCATGTCCTGTCAAGGCTGTGTTGGAGCTGTCAAGAGGGTCCTTGGCAAAATGGAAG GTGTTGAATCCTTTGATGTGGACCTGAAGGAGCAGAAGGTAACCGTGAAAGGCAATGTAACCCCTGATGCTGTTCTACAGACTGTTTCAAAGACAGGAAAGAAAACTTCTTTCTGGGAGGCAGAACCAGAAACCAAGGAGACTGCTCCTGCAGCAGCAGCTGCTGCTTCTACTGCTCCTGCAGCAGCAGCTGCTGCTTCTACTGCTGCTGCATGA